The Clostridium botulinum BKT015925 genome includes the window GAGCAATGCTTACTTACAGCAGCAGTTCAGAATATGAAAAAGATAGCCATGGTGCTATCGCACTATTTTTCGTATGATTTAATTGAAATTTATACCAAATCATTACACAAAACTAGCAACTTTTTAAATGCTATCGCATAAAAGATATTTGACGAAAGTAAAAGCCTCCAATTACATGGAGGCTTTTTGAACAATCTGAAGCCATTATACATATGTATAATGGCTTTTTAAGTAATGTTAGTTAGAGTTAAGCTCTTGATTTTATAACATCATCCATTGAGTATAATCCGGCATGTTTACCTGCCATGTATTCACAAGCTTTTAAAGCTCCTATTGCAAATACATCTCTTGAAGATGCTGTATGCTTTAATTCTATAGTTTCTCCGGCGCCTGCAAATAGGATTTCGTGTTCTCCAACAATGGAGCCTCCACGAATAGCATGTATTCCTATTTCGTTTTTTTCTCTTTTTGAAATTCCATCTCTTCCTTTATTAAACACTGTTTCGGATGGTATTGCGTTTTTTATAGTATTTGCTAAAAGTAGGGCAGTTCCGCTTGGGGCATCTACTTTTTGATTGTGATGTTTTTCTATAATTTCTATATCGTAGTTTTCATAAAGCATAGCACTTATATCTTTAAGAATATTGTTTATTAAGTTTATTCCGATAGACATATTTGCTGAATGAAATACAGGTAACACTTTACTTATTTCATCAATTTTTATTAATTGATCTTCGGTATAACCGGTAGTGCATAGTACAAGTGGAAGATTTTTATTCTTACAATATTCTATTAAAAAATCTAAAGCATCTGGTCTAGAAAAGTCTAGTACAACATCAGCTTGTAAATTGCATTCTGAAATATTGTTAAAGATAGGATATTGGCAAGTGCTATCTTGTAATTTATCGATTCCGGCTATGATTTCTAAATTTGAGAAGTTAGATACGTTTTGAGAAATCATTCTTCCCATTTTACCTAAACAACCGCTTAAAATGATTTTTGTCATTGTATCTAGTCCTCCTTTAGTAAAGTTTTATAGTTGTCTAAAGCATCTTTTAATAGTTTTAGATTATTATCTTCCATACCGCATAATGGAAGTCTTAGATTACCTACGTTCATTTTCATTAAGTTCATGGCTGTTTTGATTGGAATAGGGTTTGTTTCTATAAATAAAGCGTTAATTACATTTAACATATCTAATTGTAATTTTAAAGCTTGTTCGTGTTTGCCATTCATATAAAAATCACACATATTATGAACTTGAGTTGGATATATATTTGCAGCGACAGATATTACACCAGCTCCTCCAAGTGAAAGAAGAGGGATGATTTGATCATCATTTCCTGAATAAAAGTCGATTTTATTTCTACACAAAGCTTTCATTTCAACTAATTGAGAAAAATCACCACTAGCTTCCTTGATGGCTACAACATTTTTTAAGTCGCATAATTTTAAAAGAGTATTTGGAGTTATATTAAGACCAGTTCTTGAAGGAACGTTGTATAATATAATTGGAACATTAATAGCATCATTTATAGCTTTGAAATGTTCTAAAATTCCCTTTTGGGTTGTTTTGTTATAGTATGGAGTTATTACAAGTACTCCATCTACTCCTATATTTTCTGCCCATTTACTCATATTTATGGCAGAAGATGTATTGTTGCTACCTGTACCTGCAATTACAGGTATTCTGTGGTTTATAACATTAACAGTAAACTTTATTGTTTCTTTTCTTTCTTCTTCAGTCATGGTTGAAGCTTCACCGGTAGTACCACAAATTATGATTGCATCAGTACCAGATTCAACATGCCAATTTAAAATTTCTTTTAACTTTTCAAAGTCTACTTTGCCATTTTTAAAAGGAGTAATTAGAGCAACTCCAGAACCTTTAAATAAAGTCATTTTTTATCCTCCTTGAAGCAATTATTTCATTGAAATTATTTTTTCAGCAATTTGAATAGCATTAGAAGCGGCGCCTTTTCTTATGTTATCCGCTACTACCCAAAGATTTAATCCGTTATCTAAACTAAAGTCACGACGTATTCTTCCAATATATACTTCATCATGACCTTCAACTTCTATTGGAAGAGGGTATACTAAATTTTTAACATCGTCTTTCAAAACTACGCCGTCGGCGTTTTTATATAAATTAAAAATGTCTTCTATTTCGAAAGGTTTTTCTAATTCTACGTTTATACTTTCACTATGTCCATAAAATACAGGAACTCTAGCTGTTGTTGCAGTTATTTTTAAATCATGGTCATGGAAAATCTTCCTTGTTTCATCAATCATTTTCATTTCTTCTTTTGTATAACCATTATCTAAGAAATCATCAATGTGAGGTAAAATATTTCCAGCTATAGGATGTGGGAATTTTTTTGGATCCTCTCCGTTATATCCATTTTTTAAGTCGTTAAATCCTCCAACACCAGCACCTGAAACTGCTTGATAAGTAGAATAAACAATTCTTTTTATTCCATACTTATTGTAAAGAGGTTTTAAAGCTACTACAGCTTGAATTGTAGAGCAGTTTGGATTTGCAATTATACCTTTGTGTAATTTTATATCTTCAGGATTAACTTCAGGTACAACTAAAGGTATTTCAGGATTCATTCTCCAAGCGCTACTATTATCAATAACTACTGCATTATATTTTGCAAAGATTGGAGCATATTCAAGACTTACAGATCCACCAGCTGAAAATAAAGCAAAATCTATTTTTTTATTCTTTATATTATCTTCTTTAAGTTCTTCAACTATAATATCTGTATCCTTAAATTTAAGGGTTTTTCCAGCAGATTTTTTAGAAGCGAAAAAATAAAGATTTTTTATTGGAAAATTCCTTTCACCTAAAACTTCGATAAATTTGTTTCCTACCATACCGGTAGCCCCTACTACGGCAACATTGTATTGCATATTAAAATCCCCCTATGTTAATTATATTAGTTATTTCATTCAAATTTTAAAATATATTAACGTACATTAATATAATTATACAACGTAAATAAAAAAACACAATTATTTTTATTAATTTATATCTAAGTAGTATATGTTTGCTTACAAACTGTTAATAAATTAGATTAAAGATTAATATTAATGTAGTTTGGTTGAAAAATATTTTGATACTTCATAGTATGTATTCTAATTAAAAAATGATAAGGAATATTTTTGGATTAAATTTAATTTTAGGGGGTATAAAACATCCTACTAAGTGGAAATAATAATATTATTAGTCTACAAGGGAGGAATTTAAAATGGGGAGAACACCTTTGAAAAAAGTTATAAAATCAAAATTAAAATCTAACACAGAGTTAACGGAATTAGAAAAATTAAGAGAAAAAGTAAAATATGAAATAGCAGAAGAACTTGGTCTAAAAGATAAGGTGGATAAAGAAGGCTGGGGAGGACTTACAGCGGAGGAAACTGGTAGGATTGGGGGGATTATGACTAAAAGAAAGAGAACTATGAAAATTCCTAAAAATGAGGAAATACAAAATATAGATGAGGGAAAATAATATATTATTCAGAAAATGATTTGATTTTTTATACTAATATATATTATATTAATCAAGGGTTATAGATAAAAATTTACATTATATATTATTACAAAAATATCATAAAGGGGGGAAGTAATATTATGAGTTGTTATAAAGAATTTGCTCATATATATGATAAATTAATTTATGGGGACATAGATTATGCTAAATGGGCTAAGGTTATAATAAGCATATGTGAAAAATACAATCTATCTAAAGAAGATTATCTTGACTTAGCTTGTGGGACAGGAAATATGACAAAAGAATTGGCTAAGGAATTTAAACATATATGGGCAGTAGATATGTCTCAAGAAATGCTTACAGAAGCTGAAGAAAAAATGAGAAAAGAAAAAATAAAAGCAAAGCTTGTATGTCAGGACATAAGTAATCTTAAATTGAATAAAAAATTTGATTTAATAACATGTGCATTGGATTCTACTAATTATATATTGGAAGTAGAAGATTTGAAAAATTATTTTTCTTCTGTAAAAGACCATTTAAAAGAAGATGGTTTATTTATTTTTGATATAAATTCTTATTATAAGTTAACTAATATTTTAGGAAATAATATATATAACTATGATGAAGATGATGTAGTATATATATGGGAGAATTTATTAGAAAAAGATATTGTAGAGATGTATATAACTTTCTTTATTAAATCAGGAGATATGTATAAAAGATTTGATGAAGAACATAGAGAAAGAGCATATACAGAAGAATTTCTTGAAAAGTTATTAAATGATATAGGTTTTAATGTAGAAAAAAAATTGGATAGTTATGAAAGTGAAGAAATAAAGGAAGATACAGAAAGAATAGTTTACATACTAAAAAAACAATAGGAGGTAATAAATTATGAGTGATAAGCTTATAAAAGCAACTGCAAAAGATGGACAGGTTAGAATAATAGCAGCTGTTACTAAAAATTTAGTAAATGAAGGAGTAAAAATACATAGTTGTGCACCAACAGCTGCTGCAGCATTAGGAAGGATGTTAACTGCAGGAACATTGATGGGATCTATGTTAAAGTCAAATAGTGATGTTGTTACTATAAAAATTGATGGTGGTGGTTCTGCTAAAGGAGTTACAGTTACGTCATATGCTGATGCACATGTTAAAGGGTATATAGGTAATCCTTCAGCGGATTTGCCCCCTAATTCTATAGGAAAACTAGATGTAAGTGGTGTTATAGGTAAAAATGGTAGCTTGTTGGTAATTAGAGATTTTGGACTTAAAGAACCTTATGTAGGAAATGTGCCAATATATACAGGTGAAATTGGTGATGACATAGCTTATTATTTTACAGTATCTGAACAAACACCTACAGCGGTAGGGCTTGGAGTTTTAGTTGATAAGGATTTAAGTATAAAAGAAGCTGGCGGAATAATAATACAAATGATGCCAGGTGCAGATGAAATGTTAGCGGACCTAATAACATATAGATTACAAGACTTGGGATCTATTACTAGCTTTTTAAGCCAGGGTAAAGATATATATGATATGATTAATTTCTTATTTGATGATATGGATCTAAAAATATTAGAAGAAATAGAACCTAAGTATACTTGTGACTGCTCAAGAGAAAGAATAGAAAGGGCATTAATTAGTATAGGTAAAAAAGATTTAAATGAGATATATGAAGAAGGTAAATCAGAAGAAATAGTATGTCATTTTTGTGGAGAGCATTATAAATTTACTCATGAACAAATAGGAGAAATATTAGAAAATTTAAATAAGTAATATAAAAAATCATATAAAGATTATATGAATAAAAATAGGATTCTATCTTTTAAAAACAGTATCAGTGCTTGTGATTACAGGTTTTGAATGATTAGGTAGAATCCTTATTTTTTATAAAAACACAATAAAATAATTATATAAGATATTATGAGATATAAAGAATAAATTGGAGAAAAATATGTTTAATTTCTTAAAATGAGACTTTATTCTGTTGACATATACGTGTAGATTTTATATTATATTAATGCGCTCGGCGTTAAGAAATCAAGAAACAAACTTGAGAAAAACGAATGAGAGCAAAGAGTTTTGAAAAATCAAGAAAAAAGTTCTTGACAAGCTAAAAACTCTAAGATATAATAAAAACTGTCGCTGATGACATGGGCGCATAGCTCAGCTGGGAGAGCATCTGCCTTACAAGCAGGGGGTCACAGGTTCGAGCCCTGTTGTGCCCACCATTTCATCAGAAACATGTGGCCTAGTGGCTCAGTTGGTTAGAGTGCCGGCCTGTCACGCCGGAGGTCGAGGGTTCGAGTCCCTTCTAGGTCGCCATTTTAAAACTTTGTGGCTGGATAGCTCAGTCGGTAGAGCAGAGGACTGAAAATCCTCGTGTCCCTGGTTCGATTCCTGGTCTAGCCACCAAAATGCGGGAGTGGCTCAGTGGTAGAGCGTCACCTTGCCAAGGTGAACGTCGCGAGTTCGAATCTCGTCTTCCGCTCCAAAATATAAGGCGCTATAGCCAAGTGGTAAGGCACGAGTCTGCAAAACTCTGATCCCCCAGTTCAAATCTGGGTGGCGCCTCCAAATATTTTTGGAGAAATAGTAACAAAGTTAAGTTCGATGAATAGTATAAATGTATAAGGCGCTATAGCCAAGCGGTAAGGCACGAGTCTGCAAAACTCTGATCCCCCAGTTCAAATCTGGGTGGCGCCTCCAAATAATCAATTAAATATTGATACAATGAAAAGCTCTTGATTTCAAGGGCTTTTAGCGTTTTTAAGGATTTGAGATTGTTTTTTTTAGAATGTTTTAAGATAAGAATATGGAAATTTAGTTAATGAAATGCACACACCTTAGGAAAATTTATAGGGGTGTGCATTTTTTTAGTGGTGTGTGCACAATTTAGCGGAAATAAAAAAGATGATAATATTAATATAGTATATTTTAAAATTTATGAATTTGATAAGGAGGATGAGAGATAGTGGCTGTTACAATTGAAAAAGTTGATGATAACTATATAATGGTAAGCTTTAAGTATAGCTATGATAATGTTTCAGCAATTAAAAAAATAGAAGGTAGCAGATGGAATGAAGCGAAGAAAGCATGGGTAGTACCAAATACTAGTAAAGCCATACATGCAATATCTGTAGCTTTTTGTGACGAAGATATTATATTTGATTCATCGGTGGATTTGTTTGATTTATAGTTGGTGGTTTTTAAGTTTTTGTATTTAAGAAATGAAATATGTTTTTTGTAAGGGTGTTTTATAATTGTGGAATGTTGGGTGAGGGTAGAGAAGGTGTAGCCAGTGGATATGTTTCCACACACAGGGCACATTATAACACTAAATGGAAGGAGAAAAAATATGAACCTAAATATTCATATTAATATAAAAGCATCACAGGAGGTAACTAATTCATTTACTTAATTTTATCTACAATCCTGATAAATTTCTTATATTTCCTTGTTAAACTGTATACATAACGGACAAGATGGGTTTTAAGATGATTGCAAAAAACATTAAAGGATTTCAAATTAAACTTTTTGCTCTTATATTCATGATATTTGACCACATATACTACTTTTGAATGTACAGGCAAAGTCTCTGTAATATTTTCATGCATTGGTAGATTATTAGCAGGGGGAATATTTCTATTTTCAATAGTTGAGGGATATACTCATACTTTAAATATGGAAAAATACTTTTAAGAATATATATAATTTCTGTATTTATGACATCTATAAAATACCTAATTCAACTATTTCCTCAACTAAAAAGATTGGATGATTTTTGTCTTAAAAATGGAATGTTTTCAACCTTTGTAGTATTATTTTTTATATTTAAAGGCATTGACTATATAAAATCAAAAGAGAAGCTTAAAGGCATAGGGCTAATGTTACGTCCGTTTATAAGTGCTATTATGGGAATGCAAGAAAGTGATCATTTAAGGATGTAAGAATTAGATTTATGTATAATACTATAATTACCAACATTTAATAAACTGGAGGTAATTATGATTATACAAATGAATATTAATTCTGAAATACAAATAGATAAGTTAGAGGATCTTCATAAATTAAATTTAATTATGGAGGAAAATAATTTGAAAGTAAATAAAAGTCAAATAGCTAGAGAACTTGGCGTTGATCCACGCACCGTAGGTAAATATTTAAATGGATATGTAAAACCTACTACTAGAAATCGTAAATCTAAAATAGACCATTTTGAACCTATTATCAAAAAACTTCTTGGTAAAGATTCTATTCAAATATTTTATTATAAACGGATTCTGTGGCAGTATCTTAGAGACAACTATGGATTAGATTGTGCTCAATCTTCTTTTAGAAGGTATATCTCCAATCATCCAGAATTTAGTCACTATTTTAATAGCAGAAGAAAAGGACATCTATCGAAGGCTGCGCCTATGAGGTATGAAACAGGTAAAGGTAAACAAGCACAACTAGATTGGAAAGAAAATATAGAATTTATTTTAAACACAGGAGAAATCATTAATGTTAATATCTTTGTATTAATACTTTCATATTCAAGATTTAGAGTGTACAGGTTATCTCTCGATAAAACCCAAGAAGTGTTATTTTCTTTTCTTGATGAATCATTTGAAGCTTTTGGAGGAGTTCCGGAGGAACTATTAACGGACAATATGAAAACTGTTATGGATTTACCTAGAACTAATTATTCTAAAGGAAAAGTAAATAATAAATTTCAACAGTTTGCAAAAGATTACGGCTTTAAAGTTCACCCTTGCGTAGCAGGTAGACCTAACACCAAAGCCAAAGTAGAAGCTCCTATGAAATTATTAGATGAAATAAGAGCATATAATGGAACATTAAACTATGAGCAATTACACAAACTTGTTTCAGATTTAAACAATAGAATTAATAGTAAATGTCATACATCAACAGGTAAAATACCAATATTACATTTACAGAAAGAAAAAGATTTCTTATCAAAACTGCCTAAAGATCAGATAAGAAATCTTTACAAAATAACCACCACATCTGTTAAAGTAAATAGTCAAAGCATGATTTCATACAAATCAAACCAATATTCTGTCCCACCAGAATATATAGGTAAACGACTAAAACTTCAAGTATATGATCATCAATTACATGTGTATTATAGCACAAAATTAGTTACTATTCATGATATACAAAATCAAAAATTAAATTATCATGCAGAACATTATGCTGAGATTAGTGCTTTACAATTTAATAAAAGCTCATATGAAATGATGAAGAAAGCTAGGACAAAATTTAAATTTAATAGGAGAGGTATATAAAAATGAATAGTGCATATACACAACTTATAAAAAATCTAGAGTATTTAAAATTTAAACAAATGATTAATCATTTAGACGAAGTCATTGATTTTTCTACTAAAAATAATTTATCCTTTGTTGATGCTCTTATTAAGCTTACAGCTTATGAAATAGATTTTAAAGAAGCAAATATGATTAAATCTATGGTAAAAGTAGGCGCTTTTCCTCATAAAAAAGAGGTTAAAGACTTTGATTTCAGCTTTCAACCTAGCATTAATAAAGATCAGATATTAGATTTTTTAACATTACGCTTTCTAAATACACAAGAAAATATAGTTTTCCTAGGTCCTAGTGGAGTAGGAAAAACGCACCTTGCTACATCTATAGGAATTGCGGCAGCAAAACGTAGATATAGTACATACTTTATTAAATGTCATGATTTATTACAGCAATTAAAACGTGCAAATTTAGAGAATCGATTAGATTCTAGACTTAAACATTTTAGTAAGTACAAGCTCCTAATAATAGATGAATTAGGCTATCTACCGATAAATAAAGAAGACTCTAAGTTATTCTTCCAACTCATTGACATGCGATATGAGAAAAAAAGTACAATTTTAACAACTAATATAAATTTCAATGCTTGGGATGATATTTTTTATGATCCTATCATCGCAAATGCTATATTAGATAGAGTTTTGCACCATGCTCATGTTGTACCTATTAATGGAAAGTCTTATCGCTTAAAAGATCACTTTAAAGATGACGATGAGTAAAAAACTACACCCTTAAATGATCGGAAAATTTCATTATTATCTTGACGTTTATATCCGTTTATAATTAAACTATGCTGTTGGATTTTTTATTTAAGATTTTATACCGATGAAAATTGGAAACTGTACTTATAATGAAGGAACTTTTCAAAGTGAACCTATGATTAAGGCTTATGGGATTGGAAATGTAATGATGATGAAGTTGCTGTAAAAAAGGTTGAGGGATATGTAACTGTAGATTCAATTCTAAAGGATGCTTATAAAGATGAGTATTTGAAAAATTAAGATATGATTGGGGAGTTTTAAATGTTTAAAATGGGAGAAGATGTTAGTAAAATGGAAATTTGGGTTAATGAGGTGTGGATATAGAAATGATTTTATATTATAATTGGATTCACAGTGGTATTTTAAGGTAAAATATAAATTGTTTGTATAATATACAGATAAATAGTGATTGGGAGGGAAAAAATGACAGAAAGAGAAAAAATGTTGGCGGGTCTGCTTTATGATTGTGGCGATAAAGAGTTAATAGAGCAGTGGCATAAGGCTAAAAATTTGATGCGTGATTATAATCTAACTGATTCAGAAGATAGATTAAAGAAACATAATATATTAGAAAAACTTCTTGGAGGATATGGAGATAATTTATGGATTACAACACCGTTTTATGTAGATTATGGCAATAATATTTATTTTGGAAATAACTGTGA containing:
- the dapB gene encoding 4-hydroxy-tetrahydrodipicolinate reductase gives rise to the protein MTKIILSGCLGKMGRMISQNVSNFSNLEIIAGIDKLQDSTCQYPIFNNISECNLQADVVLDFSRPDALDFLIEYCKNKNLPLVLCTTGYTEDQLIKIDEISKVLPVFHSANMSIGINLINNILKDISAMLYENYDIEIIEKHHNQKVDAPSGTALLLANTIKNAIPSETVFNKGRDGISKREKNEIGIHAIRGGSIVGEHEILFAGAGETIELKHTASSRDVFAIGALKACEYMAGKHAGLYSMDDVIKSRA
- the istB gene encoding IS21-like element ISCbo2 family helper ATPase IstB produces the protein MNSAYTQLIKNLEYLKFKQMINHLDEVIDFSTKNNLSFVDALIKLTAYEIDFKEANMIKSMVKVGAFPHKKEVKDFDFSFQPSINKDQILDFLTLRFLNTQENIVFLGPSGVGKTHLATSIGIAAAKRRYSTYFIKCHDLLQQLKRANLENRLDSRLKHFSKYKLLIIDELGYLPINKEDSKLFFQLIDMRYEKKSTILTTNINFNAWDDIFYDPIIANAILDRVLHHAHVVPINGKSYRLKDHFKDDDE
- the istA gene encoding IS21-like element ISCbo2 family transposase; translated protein: MIIQMNINSEIQIDKLEDLHKLNLIMEENNLKVNKSQIARELGVDPRTVGKYLNGYVKPTTRNRKSKIDHFEPIIKKLLGKDSIQIFYYKRILWQYLRDNYGLDCAQSSFRRYISNHPEFSHYFNSRRKGHLSKAAPMRYETGKGKQAQLDWKENIEFILNTGEIINVNIFVLILSYSRFRVYRLSLDKTQEVLFSFLDESFEAFGGVPEELLTDNMKTVMDLPRTNYSKGKVNNKFQQFAKDYGFKVHPCVAGRPNTKAKVEAPMKLLDEIRAYNGTLNYEQLHKLVSDLNNRINSKCHTSTGKIPILHLQKEKDFLSKLPKDQIRNLYKITTTSVKVNSQSMISYKSNQYSVPPEYIGKRLKLQVYDHQLHVYYSTKLVTIHDIQNQKLNYHAEHYAEISALQFNKSSYEMMKKARTKFKFNRRGI
- a CDS encoding small, acid-soluble spore protein, alpha/beta type yields the protein MGRTPLKKVIKSKLKSNTELTELEKLREKVKYEIAEELGLKDKVDKEGWGGLTAEETGRIGGIMTKRKRTMKIPKNEEIQNIDEGK
- the dapA gene encoding 4-hydroxy-tetrahydrodipicolinate synthase, with product MTLFKGSGVALITPFKNGKVDFEKLKEILNWHVESGTDAIIICGTTGEASTMTEEERKETIKFTVNVINHRIPVIAGTGSNNTSSAINMSKWAENIGVDGVLVITPYYNKTTQKGILEHFKAINDAINVPIILYNVPSRTGLNITPNTLLKLCDLKNVVAIKEASGDFSQLVEMKALCRNKIDFYSGNDDQIIPLLSLGGAGVISVAANIYPTQVHNMCDFYMNGKHEQALKLQLDMLNVINALFIETNPIPIKTAMNLMKMNVGNLRLPLCGMEDNNLKLLKDALDNYKTLLKED
- a CDS encoding class I SAM-dependent DNA methyltransferase, giving the protein MSCYKEFAHIYDKLIYGDIDYAKWAKVIISICEKYNLSKEDYLDLACGTGNMTKELAKEFKHIWAVDMSQEMLTEAEEKMRKEKIKAKLVCQDISNLKLNKKFDLITCALDSTNYILEVEDLKNYFSSVKDHLKEDGLFIFDINSYYKLTNILGNNIYNYDEDDVVYIWENLLEKDIVEMYITFFIKSGDMYKRFDEEHRERAYTEEFLEKLLNDIGFNVEKKLDSYESEEIKEDTERIVYILKKQ
- a CDS encoding aspartate-semialdehyde dehydrogenase codes for the protein MQYNVAVVGATGMVGNKFIEVLGERNFPIKNLYFFASKKSAGKTLKFKDTDIIVEELKEDNIKNKKIDFALFSAGGSVSLEYAPIFAKYNAVVIDNSSAWRMNPEIPLVVPEVNPEDIKLHKGIIANPNCSTIQAVVALKPLYNKYGIKRIVYSTYQAVSGAGVGGFNDLKNGYNGEDPKKFPHPIAGNILPHIDDFLDNGYTKEEMKMIDETRKIFHDHDLKITATTARVPVFYGHSESINVELEKPFEIEDIFNLYKNADGVVLKDDVKNLVYPLPIEVEGHDEVYIGRIRRDFSLDNGLNLWVVADNIRKGAASNAIQIAEKIISMK
- the hslO gene encoding Hsp33 family molecular chaperone HslO encodes the protein MSDKLIKATAKDGQVRIIAAVTKNLVNEGVKIHSCAPTAAAALGRMLTAGTLMGSMLKSNSDVVTIKIDGGGSAKGVTVTSYADAHVKGYIGNPSADLPPNSIGKLDVSGVIGKNGSLLVIRDFGLKEPYVGNVPIYTGEIGDDIAYYFTVSEQTPTAVGLGVLVDKDLSIKEAGGIIIQMMPGADEMLADLITYRLQDLGSITSFLSQGKDIYDMINFLFDDMDLKILEEIEPKYTCDCSRERIERALISIGKKDLNEIYEEGKSEEIVCHFCGEHYKFTHEQIGEILENLNK